The Euphorbia lathyris chromosome 4, ddEupLath1.1, whole genome shotgun sequence genomic interval GCAGAGCTTGAATgagctttattttattttaatgcaTTGCAGAATACAAAATTGATTGGTTTTGCTGACCCCTACATGATACATTCACTTAGTGTTCTAGTTTTTAATACTATTTGTTCATTTTTCAGGAGACGTTAAGATGTGAGCTGAAAGCAGAAGCTATGCTTACTAGTTTATTAAGAGAGAAGCTGTACTCCCAAGAGATGGAAGCTGAGCAGTTGCGTGCTGAACTGGCATCAGCAATGAGAGGAAATGACATTCGTGGGTCTGAAGTTCAGAGTGTAATGGACAACCTTTCTCATGCCAGCCACAAGTTGAAAGACTATGAACTTGAGGTAATTCAACTTATACCCAATTCTTGTGACAACCTTTTCTTAGTCTATGTTTTATATGCATGAATTCTCTAGTATTATAAGATTTATATGTTGTCTTCAAGGCACAATAATGTTGAGGTTTGACACTCATCTTGATTGAGCAGATGATCAACTAAGAAAAAAATGCCTTATATGAAGATAAATctcattttgtttgtttttcttaaccCGAACAGGAAAAATCTCTGTTTGTTTTTTTGACCAGTTTTTTTGAATCTTTTGAACAGATGCAGAAGAAAGATCAGAAGATGAACCAGCTTCAAAATGAGCTCCATGAATCCATTAAAGAACTGACGTACACAAGGGACATTCTACCCAAAGTTTCAGGGGAGAGAGATGCGATGTTTGAGAAAGTGAATGAACTGAAGGAGGTAAATGTGCTACTGAATTCAGAGATTGAGACGTTGAAGGAGAAGATACAAGGGCTTGATGAAGACATACTTATCAAGGAAGGTGAAATAACAATTCTGAAAGACTCTTTAGGTAACAAACAACAGATCTTTTGACCTCCTTGCTGGTAGTGGGGATTTTGCTGAAATGATTGGTGCAGTTTTATTAGTAGGATGTGTAAATACCATTGGTTGGGTATAAGGTAGTATAAAAGCTAGAAATACCATCGGTTTTATCTTTTGGCTTCTAAAATTGTATGTAGCTGGTTTCTCTATTCTTGATTAAAGTTATCAATTCATTTTTTTGATTCACCATATATATTCTGAAGTCTAGTAAAATTGTCCCCATTTGTGCTTTAGTCTTTCATTTCCAATAATGTCGCGTATTGGAACCGGATATACCAATTTCTAGTTTAGGTTGTAATCCAATCCGgggattttctttttttcagtACGATTTGGAGATCTATCCGGATATGGTCAATCACTTTAGTAAGATGAACCAATCCATCAATCACATTATATTAACCAATCTTCCAATCAGTCATTCAAACACTCATAATATAACTTCTTTTCTGATAGTACAATAATACAATGTACAAAAATATAACTTGGATCATGGCGCATAAGAATTTGATGCAGCTTTGACATGCTAATCATATGGCAGAACATGTGATTATGGGCACGTAATTGTCAAAAAGTCACGGATACAAAGATTTCCAGAAATCTATAGGCTTCCGTTGCTGATGCATGAAATTTGATTTGATTACAAACATGAGAATTtgcatagctatatatataaacatggAAAAAAAAGGGCTCAAATGCATATCAGCATGAATAGGATACATGGTTACCTCAGGTAATTAGAGTTTACTATCGAAGCAGATTAAACAGTTCAACCCAAAACCAGTCTACTAAAAGATTTCGATCTCCACCCTACCCACGTTTATATGAAAATTAGAAAAAGTATTAGCTTGACGCACCCTGTGTCACCACATATGAAAATATCCAGATCATCAAAGAGACATAAGTGCCACTAGGTTTTCTTAACTGATTGTTGAAGTTTATATTCGCGAGGTTTTCTTTTTAAGCCTAAAACTTAATTATCATCAATAATCATAATCACAAGAAAAAGTGAATAACATCTTAAAACAACAAACATCTCTGCATTTTCTAATTAAATCTAACAATACTAATCCTTGTAAATCACAAAAATTTATACACTATAAACAAAGGCAAAAAGGATAAGGAAAAAAAAGGTTAAACCATAGTTTTTTCTGTGGATCCTGTATCCATTTTACATTGAAAAATGCAAGTCTTAGAATCatgcttattattattatcctgtGGACAACCCAATGCCATGGAATTATTGACTTTCCAGTACTCACCATTCCTTGTCTTTTCGCCATAAACCCATTTCTCTTCCTCTCTTCTTTGTTCATCCAATCTCAAAACCCAAACTCTTCTCCAATTCCACCAAATTCTCACCATAATATAAACCATCACTAAGCAAATCACTGTTGAAGTAGACACTATAGCCACTATTATACCCACCACAGCAGCATTGGAAAGCCTATTTTTATCTTGATTCCTTGATAGGGAGCATTGTACTAATGGTGGACCACACAGTTCTTTATTGCCCATGAATGAAGAAAGTGGGAATCCTGAAAAGGTTGAAGGAACTTCTCCCTCTAGTTCATTATTTGACAGGTCTAACATGTGGAGGCTTTTCAGCTTTGTCAGTGAAAAGGGTATGTTTTTTTGGAGGTTATTGAAGGAAAGGTTCAATCTTTCTAATTTCATCAGGTTTCCTAGAGAAGATGGTATCTCACCGGTTAACAAATTCTTACTCAGATCCATCACTACTTGCAGCTCTGTTAACCTTCCTAGCTCCGGAGGTATTGAACCTGTGAAGAAGTTCTCAGACAGCCTCAATTCAAATAGCTTCTTACATTCCTGAATTGTTGGAGGGATGAACCCGGAAAGGTTGTTTCTCTGCAGGTTTAGGACATTGAGAGAAGTTAAATTTCCTATCTCCTGTGGAATTCTGCCTGTCAGGTTGTTGTTATGAAGAGAAAGTTTGAGTAATCTCGAGCAATTTCCGAGCTGAGCAGGTATTTCTCCATGGAATTTGTTGGATGACAAGTCTAGCTCTCCTAGTTCTTCTAAGCTCCCTAACCAAGAAGGCAGGGCTCCTGTAAGATGATTGTTATTAACTAGGAAGTGCTCGAGTTTTTGACAGTTCGAAAGTTGAGGCACTATATCTCCTGTCAGATTGTTATATGATAGATCAAGGAACTTGAGCTCAGTGAGTTTTCCAAATTCGTCAGGAATGTTTCCAGTAAGATAATTATTTGCAAGTCGGAGGCGTGTCAGGTTTATCGAAATGGCTAGTCTAGCAGGAATAGAACCTGAGAAACTATTGTTGGTTAAGTCCAGTGCAGTCAAAGAATGTGAACCTAAAAGAGGAAAAATGCTTCCGCTAAACCTGTTATGCGAAAAATTGATAATTCTCAGGTTTTTCAGAAGGAAAAGGGATGTAGAAAAAGGCCCTTGGAAGGAATTGTTGTATAGAGTAACTTTAGAAAGCTGTGAAAGGAATCCGAATGTCGGTGGCAATTTTCCTGAGAGCTTATTATCTGCCAAGGCTATGGTCTGAAGTTTTCTGCAGTAGCCTAAGCTCGGTGGGATTGAACCTGACAAGTCATTCTGCCTGAGTTGAAGAACAATCAGATTCTTCAGCTTTCCAATACTTGGAGGAATCGATCCATTCAGGTGATTCCCGAAGAAATCAATTTCGGTTAAGCTTGTACAGTTTGTTAATTCTCTTGGTATCTCTCCTGAGAGCTGATTATCATAAAGATAGATACTTTTCAACCTCTGAAGCTTGCCAATTTCAGGTGGAAGTTTCCCTGTGATCATGTTGTCAAACAGGTAAATATTTGCCAAGTTGCTCAGGTTCCCAATCTCAGGAGGTAGCTTTCCATTGAAACTGTTATTGTTAAGCTTGAGATCTGTGAGTTTCTCTAGTTTATCAATGTCCGACGGAAGTTCTCCTTCGAAGTTGTTATCCGAGAGGTCTAGTTGCTGCAGAGACAAGCAGTTCAGTAGCTGTAAAGGGAACTTGCCTGACAGGTTGTTTTGGTTCAGGAAAAGCTGCTGCAGATTCGAATTTCGGAGGCAGAAGTTGCTTGGAATGCTACCTGTGAAATCATTTCTTGACAGGACCAAAGTTCGAAGATTCCTTAACCGGAAGCTTATCGGTCCTGAGAGATTGTTTACCGATAAGTCAAGCTTCTCGAGTTGAAACAACTGATCAAATTCCACCGGAATCTGACCACTCAATCGATTTCCGAGCAGATTTAAGTACCTCAAGTTAGAGAGATGACTTAACTCGACCGGTACTAAACCTGAGAGGCTATTGTTAGCCAAGTTCAGTATCTGCAGTGATGTAAGCTTCCCAATTGAAGCAGGGATATCTCCTTGAAGTTTGTTGTTTGATGCTGCAAAATTTTCGAGCTCTACACAACCATGAATCTCGTCCGGGATAAGGCCTGTAAGGCCGTTCTCCTCCAAGTCAAGTGACACCAAATGCTTCAACTTACCAATTTCAAATGGAATGCTTCCATTCAATTGGCAAAAGGCAAGACCAAGAACTCTCAGATCAGTCAAGTTCCCAATACTCCGCGTAATTTCACCGGATAACAAGTTGTCTCCTATTCTAAGAACTTGCAATTTCTTCAAACTGCATAAACCTTCAGGAATCCTGCCAGAGAGAGCATTTGAATACAGAAGCAGTACCCTCAAATTCTGAAGCAATCCAAGCTCAGAAGGAATTGAGCCAGTGAAATAATTTGAAGACAAATCAAGTACCTCGAGCGAAGAAACACGCCAGAGCTTTCGAGAGATTAAACCCAAAAGTCCTGAGCTGGATAGATTTAACCCCACAACATGTGTTTGATCATCAGAACATGTAATTCCATGCCAACTGCAGACTTCAGCTCCTGAAGACCAACTTTCAAGAACTCCTAAAGGATCAACCAATTCGGATTTGATCTTTAGAAGCCAATAAGACTCAACTGATTCATTTCTACCAGAAGCAGCAGCAGAAAAATTTACCACTGCTAGAAACAGCAGAATCAGATGAGACATTTGTGTGCTACCCATTTTTCAAGTTGCATCAGAAAAACGGTGAGCATTCCATACGAGAAACGAAAAGCGAAAGTgagtgaaagtgagtgaaaacGGTAGAAAAGAGAAATCTTGAGTAAGAGAAAAGGAAGGAAGATGGAATTTTGAATGATGATGAAAGCTTTGATGTTTATATAGTGTAGTTGAAGAGATGCATATGCCCAATCATCATCTACATAGAAAGTTAACAATAATGCATTTCATAGTAATTAGTCTTTTGAATCATAGTCTATCTTAATGTTGAAATGATTCTCTATACATGTGATTATTTTAAGGACTTCTTTTAATCACAGGATCAATTAAAAGATGTTCATCCAAGGGCTAGAAGTTAGTACACACAGTAAACAAAGTCAATCATTAAAAAAGAGAGTAGAATATGAATTGGGGAAGTGTATGGTTATAAGGTAAAGTGATAGATATGGGTGTTAAGGTATGGAGAACAGAAAAAGTTGAGGGACATAAGTAGAATTTTGACTTTCTAAGAGATCctctaaataataataattatatgataaaagaaaagaaaagaaggtcAGCTAAATATGATATGCTTGTATTGACAAATTTTTAATCACGTATTAATTAGTAATTAGGTGTAATTTTAGTTGATAATTACATGGAATTTTTTAAGATTATGTAGACAAAGTTAAAAAGTAATCAGAAAATaatgatttaatttaattacttGATGAAGGTATTGGCAAGCAAGGATTGGTTGTTTTCTAAGGATTGATGATGATATTCTAAATGCATACGTATATTACTTTtctttcttgattttttttccaTGTCCATATGTGAGTGAGTGGGTGAATGAATAATTCCAAAAATATGTAAATTTTCCAAATTATGTTGGATTGAAGTGTGAATGGTATCATTTTACCTACAATCTTATCTTAACGTTTCTAAACAAGATTAAGGGTACGTTTGTTTTGTCTATtgtttgtttgttgttgtttgttatttactgttacggtttgtCCAAAAAAACAGGGATTCCTTataaaatgctgcttttcaggtaTAAAAGCAAACATGGATCACTatccaaacacctaaaacttccgcttttgaagttaaaagacaaacatgagcatgaaaatgagcaaccaaaacCCTCTAAGTAACATAAATTTTAAACAGactgatttattattatttaactcattatttaactgtcacatcgaaCATTTTAAAtagacttaatacatcatttgcccattgaacttgtccaaaaagcttgattgacccctgaactttcaaagtgttctaatagccccctgaacttgcataaaatgttcagctagcccccctgaacttgcgtaaaatgtaatcaattgatcactcgatcgTAAAAAAGTAATTTAACTGGGAAAGATGTATTCCATGAATCTTAAAAAAAgcaaaacgaccaaaatcagacT includes:
- the LOC136225514 gene encoding LRR receptor-like serine/threonine-protein kinase GSO1, whose translation is MGSTQMSHLILLFLAVVNFSAAASGRNESVESYWLLKIKSELVDPLGVLESWSSGAEVCSWHGITCSDDQTHVVGLNLSSSGLLGLISRKLWRVSSLEVLDLSSNYFTGSIPSELGLLQNLRVLLLYSNALSGRIPEGLCSLKKLQVLRIGDNLLSGEITRSIGNLTDLRVLGLAFCQLNGSIPFEIGKLKHLVSLDLEENGLTGLIPDEIHGCVELENFAASNNKLQGDIPASIGKLTSLQILNLANNSLSGLVPVELSHLSNLRYLNLLGNRLSGQIPVEFDQLFQLEKLDLSVNNLSGPISFRLRNLRTLVLSRNDFTGSIPSNFCLRNSNLQQLFLNQNNLSGKFPLQLLNCLSLQQLDLSDNNFEGELPSDIDKLEKLTDLKLNNNSFNGKLPPEIGNLSNLANIYLFDNMITGKLPPEIGKLQRLKSIYLYDNQLSGEIPRELTNCTSLTEIDFFGNHLNGSIPPSIGKLKNLIVLQLRQNDLSGSIPPSLGYCRKLQTIALADNKLSGKLPPTFGFLSQLSKVTLYNNSFQGPFSTSLFLLKNLRIINFSHNRFSGSIFPLLGSHSLTALDLTNNSFSGSIPARLAISINLTRLRLANNYLTGNIPDEFGKLTELKFLDLSYNNLTGDIVPQLSNCQKLEHFLVNNNHLTGALPSWLGSLEELGELDLSSNKFHGEIPAQLGNCSRLLKLSLHNNNLTGRIPQEIGNLTSLNVLNLQRNNLSGFIPPTIQECKKLFELRLSENFFTGSIPPELGRLTELQVVMDLSKNLLTGEIPSSLGNLMKLERLNLSFNNLQKNIPFSLTKLKSLHMLDLSNNELEGEVPSTFSGFPLSSFMGNKELCGPPLVQCSLSRNQDKNRLSNAAVVGIIVAIVSTSTVICLVMVYIMVRIWWNWRRVWVLRLDEQRREEEKWVYGEKTRNGEYWKVNNSMALGCPQDNNNKHDSKTCIFQCKMDTGSTEKTMV